The Metallosphaera hakonensis JCM 8857 = DSM 7519 genome includes the window GGACTGATTGATCATAACTTATGGAAGGAGATGGAGATGGCACTTCTAATATCTAGGTTACTCAGTCCAAGTAGCGATTTCTCGAGAGACATCCTGAAATCGGCTACGGTTCACCCAGATTTAGGGGTAAATCCAATAGAGGAAGGTAAGAAAATCACTGGAATAATCCTTAATCCTGTCGATAGGTTTGAGGCTTCCCTTAACAAGTACATGTCTCTGATAAAGAGTCCAGGTAATGTGGTCAGAGTCTTGGGGCTACCCAGAATCTTAAACTAGCTCCTTTCTCTAATGGAGCCGTAAGTTTCATGGGTATTCCTGTCCCGAAACCTATCACTAACTCCTTGGAAAATGATAGGGCGCTGGAGACTTTTTCCAAGACGGGGAGACTATATTTTGAACTTCCAGAGTTCTCTATTTCCAGTTTCGTCAAAGGCTTCCCGTTTCTAAGTATGCCCACATATCTTTTCCCTGCCTCATCAACGTTAAAGGTTACTTGTTCATCCTCAGCCTTAATCTCAATCTCTTCCCCTATCTGCATCGACTCGTCAATTAACACTCTAAATACTTCTCCATCAATACTCATACTTACGGAATGTGTAACAGAGGGCTCCTTGGTCACTTGTGGTTCTCCCTTCTCCGCAGAAAGATTTACACTACTCTTTGTGCCAGTTTTCTCGTCCCTAATTATAATTCTCATACCCGACTCAGTCTCTATGATCTCAATGGTCGACCTTCCCTTAATTTTTGAGAGTAATTTTTTTAAATCCCCTAAATTAAACTGTAAGGAGAGAGGTTTATCTATGGAATATTCCTCTAATGAGTCCTTTCCTATCTCCAGGACACTCATCATAACTTTATCTTCTGTGAGATATTTACTATTTATACCATCTTCAGTAAAATTAAGCACTAAATTATCTGTTAATTTTGAAATCGATGAAACAATGTAATAAAAATCCCTAGAACTAGGGTATATGACTCTAAACATTACTCTTCCTTCTTCTTAGCAGTTTTAGGTTTTTTAGTTTTCTTAGCTACCTTCCTCTTAGAAGGCCTGGCTTTACTCTTTTCAGTCTTATTTTCAAATATTGAATTGTTATCTTCAAATTCCTTCTTAGCTTCCTCTAAGCTAATTTTACCTGAGATAAGATTGTGCCATACCTCTGTGTTTTTAGTCAGCAACTCTATATCCTGAAGAGACATAGCCGGAACTCCTCCTTCGTCTTCGTCTTCGGTCCTAACGTCCTCTGCTTGTGTCTGTGGTTCGCTCTCATCCTCATAATCCTCTGACATGATGATCACCCCTGATGTAAGCGAACAACTATTATATCATTCACTGTTATATCTCTTGTCATTATCATTCCCCTTTCAAGTCCTGTAACAGTTTCATAAATCACCCTCTCAGATTCATAGCTTCTATCCCCTAACAATCTAGAAATGTAGTTCACTTCGTTCGGTTCTTTCATTCCCATCACCATCACTAGTGATGCGTTATTGATCATTTTTTCAAGCTTAGATGAATATTGAGATATCATCACAAATCCATAGCCAAATTTCCTACCTTCAGCAAATAGCCTTTCGGCCATTATCTCACCGCTCTCCTTTTCCAAGAGGAAGGGGGCTTCATCTATCACAACTAAACGCCTTAGTGAGCCATATTTCTGAGTGTACATGGTTCCTAGGATAGAGGTCAAAATAGTCTCCATAAGAACGTACTTGATATTTGAAATAGATATTCTAGAAAAGTCTAAAATAGTCTTACCTTCAATGATCTTACTTATGTCCTCAGACCCATTAAATACATTGGAATCTAGGAACCTCAGATACGGTTCAATGCTTCCCCAGCGACTTAGATCTGCTGAATTTAATGATGCTCTCTTTTTTCTCTCCAGGAGCAAAATCAAGTCTCTAAACGTTGGTGGACTAAGGATCCAACTACGCTCGTCCTCATCATATATCCCTTTTTCTTGATATCCCTCTATGATTAGGTTCGACAAATCCATTGTTTGTATATTCCCCAAATTGAAGATGGACTTAAGCATCATAGAGATTTCAATTGACCGTTGCTTAGGAGATCTCCCAAAGAGGGATAAAGGATTAATTCCATTGGAGGCCACATCAATCCTCTTGCCTTTAAGATCCGTATATTCTCCGTGAAGATCAAACACTATGTAATCTACGTCAAGTTTTGAAAGAATAAGTTTAGCCAAAGAGGATTTACCGTAACCGCTCGAGCCTAGAATCACAGTATTGAAGTTCTTTAATTTATCGAGTTCTATACAAAATGGTCTCTCCACGCTAAACCATTTATATCTGTAACCAGACTGGAAAAATCCAGGGATTAAACTTCTAGCTAAAACCTTCTCTACTCTTCCTATGCATAAGCCGGTCTCTTGGGAGCCAGGATCTGCCATGATAAGGTACGGCAAAGAGATCCATGATAAAGCGCTTAGTAAGCTGAGTCCAGTTCTGTCCAAAAAGGAGAGGAGTATGGAATCTACGACTACCCCTGCTACAATTAACGCAGAACCAGTTAGGAAATATACTACAACTCCAATAACCGTGGATATTGCTAGAATCCTTAAGTTAGGACGTCTTTTCATTAGTTTGAAGGATTTTAGGGCCCTATCCCAGATCGACCTTGTCAAATACGTTAGAAAAAAAGATACGCCAACCCCGGAGATGTAGTCAAGAAGGAGATACGGATCGGAGGATCCAGCTAAAAGTAAGAACATGAGTATTGACATGGAGAATGCCGCACTGGAAATCAGGGAATCTAGGATCAGGGGAGAGATAACTCCGTCAATGAACAGTAAAGACGCGAAAAGTAAAGAATTAATTAATTGATTTAAGGGCGACCCTCTTTCGAAGAATTCGCCTATGGTAATCTCTGCCAGGGTTATAGCTACAACTATGGAGTATCGTATTGCAAGCTGCATAGGTTTAATAGACCTTAAGGATGATAATAATATGCCTTCATGTCCTTGGCATCTCAGTTTGTTCATAAGTTACAAGGGTTAGGCTATAGGGAACTAACACCTATCCAGAAGCTTGCAATACCTATAATTCTAAAGGGGAAACATACATTAATAATTGCCCCTACTGGACATGGAAAAACGGAAGCAGCGATAATACCAGTAATGTATCATATTTTTCTCAATAATTATGATAAAATCTCAGCCTTATATATTACCCCTTTGCGCGCTCTAAATAGGGATCTTGAGGCCAGACTTCAAAGGTTTGGCCAGGAATTTGGAATAAAGGTAGGGACTAGACATGGAGATAATTCCAGGAAGGAGAGAAAAGATGTCATTCTGAACCCACCTGATCTGCTCATAACGACGCCGGAGACCTTGATTTACCTGATCGTCGATAAGAAGATGAGGGGTCTACTAAAGAATTTGAAGTGGATTATTATTGATGAATTGCAAGAAATGTTAGATCAAAAAAGGGGTTATGAACTCTCGGTTGTACTTCAACGATTAAAGAGGATTTCCAATAATCCAAGATTTATAGGTCTCTCGGCTACCATAAGCAATATCGATCTGGCAAAAAATTATCTCAGTATAAACGAGGAAGTAGAAGTTGCCAGGGTGGATGGAAGGAAAGATACAAACATTAAAATAGAGATTCCTCAACCTGATCATGAGACATTAGAGCAGGCAACTATGAAGTCCATCGATCCCGTCCTTCTGAGCAGACTCAAAAGGTTGAGAGACATCATTGAGAAACATAGACCTGTTCTAATATTCACTAACACTAGGGAGACTGCGGAATATCTTGCAAGCGAACTCCAGACGCTCTTTGGCTTGAAAGTGGCCACTCATCATGGTTCTCTATCTAGGGAGATAAGAGTCGATATAGAGCGTAAATTTAAGTCAGGAGAGCTTGATGGTATAGTTGCCACTTCAAGCCTAGAACTTGGGATCGATATAGGTAGCGTTTCTCTAGTGGTTCAATATATGTCTCCAAGGCAAACAATAAGACTTCTTCAGAGAGTAGGCAGAAGCGGTCATTCCCTAAATAGAACTGCAACTGGAATAGTGATCCC containing:
- a CDS encoding RNA polymerase subunit Rpo13; this translates as MSEDYEDESEPQTQAEDVRTEDEDEGGVPAMSLQDIELLTKNTEVWHNLISGKISLEEAKKEFEDNNSIFENKTEKSKARPSKRKVAKKTKKPKTAKKKEE
- a CDS encoding DNA polymerase sliding clamp — protein: MFRVIYPSSRDFYYIVSSISKLTDNLVLNFTEDGINSKYLTEDKVMMSVLEIGKDSLEEYSIDKPLSLQFNLGDLKKLLSKIKGRSTIEIIETESGMRIIIRDEKTGTKSSVNLSAEKGEPQVTKEPSVTHSVSMSIDGEVFRVLIDESMQIGEEIEIKAEDEQVTFNVDEAGKRYVGILRNGKPLTKLEIENSGSSKYSLPVLEKVSSALSFSKELVIGFGTGIPMKLTAPLEKGASLRFWVAPRL
- a CDS encoding ATP-binding protein, whose protein sequence is MQLAIRYSIVVAITLAEITIGEFFERGSPLNQLINSLLFASLLFIDGVISPLILDSLISSAAFSMSILMFLLLAGSSDPYLLLDYISGVGVSFFLTYLTRSIWDRALKSFKLMKRRPNLRILAISTVIGVVVYFLTGSALIVAGVVVDSILLSFLDRTGLSLLSALSWISLPYLIMADPGSQETGLCIGRVEKVLARSLIPGFFQSGYRYKWFSVERPFCIELDKLKNFNTVILGSSGYGKSSLAKLILSKLDVDYIVFDLHGEYTDLKGKRIDVASNGINPLSLFGRSPKQRSIEISMMLKSIFNLGNIQTMDLSNLIIEGYQEKGIYDEDERSWILSPPTFRDLILLLERKKRASLNSADLSRWGSIEPYLRFLDSNVFNGSEDISKIIEGKTILDFSRISISNIKYVLMETILTSILGTMYTQKYGSLRRLVVIDEAPFLLEKESGEIMAERLFAEGRKFGYGFVMISQYSSKLEKMINNASLVMVMGMKEPNEVNYISRLLGDRSYESERVIYETVTGLERGMIMTRDITVNDIIVVRLHQG